One stretch of Prunus persica cultivar Lovell chromosome G1, Prunus_persica_NCBIv2, whole genome shotgun sequence DNA includes these proteins:
- the LOC18789156 gene encoding cyclin-D3-1, with product MDQHHHQQEVESSEEQNPVFLLDALYCSEEHLEEQASVVEYFQEEDEFVGDSCCYSNISSYKPIKVPILLEQDLFWDNEELISLLSKEAEQNGELQKPLQISSSVSGARKEAVDWMLRVITHFSFSALTAVLAVDYFDRFFFSLQFQIEKPWTTQLAAVACLSLAAKVEETQVPLLLDFQVEDSKYFFEARTIKRMEILVLSTLQWKMNPVTPLSFVDYITRRLGLKHHLCWEFLKRCELILLNLISDSRFMSFLPSVVATATMLHVVNNIEPCLHVEYQNQLLGILGIDKDKVDDCYRLVLELSSSGGHGKPSNKRKFGSIPGSPNGVIDMSFSSDSSNDSWAVAASVSSSPEPLSKKRKLSHNPNAEILSFIPR from the exons ATGgatcaacatcatcatcagcaaGAAGTAGAATCAAGTGAAGAACAAAACCCAGTTTTCCTTTTGGATGCTCTGTATTGCTCAGAAGAGCATTTGGAGGAACAAGCGAGTGTAGTGGAGTATTtccaagaggaagatgaattTGTAGGAGACAGTTGTTGTTACAGCAATATTTCATCGTATAAGCCAATAAAAGTTCCAATCTTGCTAGAGCAAGACTTGTTTTGGGACAACGAGGAGCTAATCTCACTGTTATCCAAAGAAGCAGAACAAAATGGTGAGCTTCAAAAACCTCTCCAAATCAGCTCATCTGTGTCTGGGGCTCGTAAAGAGGCAGTGGATTGGATGCTGAGAGTGATTACCcacttctctttctctgctcTCACTGCCGTTCTTGCTGTGGATTACTTTGATAGGTTCTTCTTCAGCCTCCAGTTTCAGATTGAGAAGCCATGGACGACCCAGCTTGCTGCTGTGGCTTGTCTCTCTCTTGCTGCCAAAGTGGAGGAGACCCAAGTTCCCCTTTTACTGGACTTCCAA GTGGAAGACAGTAAGTATTTTTTTGAAGCTAGAACTATTAAGAGAATGGAAATTTTGGTGCTCTCCACACTTCAATGGAAGATGAACCCTGTCACTCCACTTTCATTTGTCGATTACATCACAAGGAGGCTTGGGCTAAAACACCATCTCTGTTGGGAATTTCTCAAGAGATGTGAGCTCATCCTTCTGAATCTCATTTCAG ATTCTAGGTTCATGTCTTTCCTTCCATCTGTAGTGGCCACTGCTACAATGCTGCACGTTGTCAACAATATAGAACCCTGTTTACATGTCGAATATCAAAACCAGCTCTTAGGCATTCTCGGAATTGACAAG GACAAAGTGGATGATTGCTATAGGCTTGTCCTGGAATTGTCATCATCAGGAGGCCATGGCAAACCATCCAACAAGCGCAAGTTTGGTTCAATTCCTGGCAGTCCAAATGGAGTTATAGACATGTCATTTAGCTCTGATAGTTCAAATGATTCGTGGGCCGTGGCCGCATCAGTCTCATCTTCACCAGAGCCTCTGTCAAAGAAGCGGAAGCTCAGCCACAACCCAAATGCAGAGATTCTCAGCTTCATCCCTCGCTAG